The following are encoded in a window of Limibacter armeniacum genomic DNA:
- a CDS encoding glycosyltransferase family 117 protein, whose amino-acid sequence MEILEKQKRGKASASNMDLMKNFKQINNITGWAVFLVALIVYTITLEETASFWDCGEFIAVSYKLMVPHPPGTPFFQLINRMFSFLALGDVTRVAFWINFSSAFFSALTILFLHWTIVLLGMKIIKPANGKEYSTGQIITLMGAGAVGALAYTFSDSFWFSAVEAEVYAMSSFLTAAIIWAILKWERIEKAAIANRWLILIAYIIGLSMGVHLLNLVVLPAMAMIFYNKHYPEGNLKGLVVAIGIGGILILVFMFGVIQGLPEITFGFDKFFVNTLGMPFSTGGIFFAILLLGGVAYGIYYSQVHGKVTMNNIFLGLAFVLIGYSSYTLLLIRSNQETPINENAPDDLLSFVSYLKREQYGDRPLLYGRNFTAQPTETKQVGDKYRQATKNGKDYYEVYDHKVKQIYDRKDEMLLPRMYSKQPGHDRLYQEKTGLQQGEKPTMGDNLYFMFDYQLGHMYARYFMWNFAGRQSDYKDAGWSAPWDAFAADLPGVLENNKARTNFFMLPLLLGLLGLFFQQTKDQKSFLVMLMIFFLTGVALVLYLNSPPVEPRERDYIYVGSFYVFAIWIGMGVMAISELLQSKAKGVTAPAIATALCMVVPVLMGTSGWESHNRSNRFHSIDQARNTLASCAPNAILFTGGDNDTFPLWYVQNVEGYRTDVRVAVLSYFSTGWYLEQMRQQQYESAPLPLGLDQENYREGKNEYIPLVPDDRAKGGVNLSAYLSLVNQNSPAVQVPLSDGTRTAMLLSDTFVLDVDSSGVINQGFIPKGKEDQVVSKMVWKLGRGKRHIFKNELALLDLISNNKNWERPIYFNNTSANTLSMDLRRYMMLEGMTYRLMPIITENTGDVGEVNTDVMLENIKHFQFREMNNTDVYYDDEYRKFGANTRYNFYRLAEDLYLKDREAEAKQVMDSVLYHIPDNTIPYSFYAPRYADLYHRLGDHKMADSIANTVAERAKETIVYYLNHNSADESVQSLAQRSMVTLQQLSMMYKSNAEEAQQKVKMLKERGQEILELPETQLMQEIKRNEELIHIYHERANKYGQIYAEVYGDMYGR is encoded by the coding sequence ATGGAAATACTGGAGAAACAGAAGCGAGGAAAAGCTTCTGCCTCAAATATGGATCTTATGAAAAACTTCAAGCAAATCAACAACATCACCGGTTGGGCGGTGTTCCTTGTGGCGCTGATTGTCTATACAATCACACTGGAGGAAACTGCCAGCTTTTGGGACTGTGGTGAGTTTATTGCCGTGTCCTACAAGCTGATGGTACCCCACCCTCCTGGTACACCATTTTTTCAGCTAATCAACAGAATGTTCTCTTTCCTTGCTCTAGGTGATGTGACAAGAGTAGCTTTCTGGATCAACTTCTCGTCTGCATTTTTCAGTGCGTTAACGATTCTTTTCCTTCACTGGACAATTGTATTGTTAGGCATGAAAATCATTAAGCCTGCCAATGGAAAAGAGTACTCTACAGGGCAAATCATTACCCTGATGGGTGCAGGTGCTGTTGGTGCGCTGGCTTATACTTTCTCAGACTCTTTCTGGTTCTCCGCTGTAGAAGCAGAAGTATATGCAATGTCCTCATTCCTGACTGCCGCTATTATCTGGGCAATCCTGAAATGGGAACGTATTGAGAAAGCCGCTATCGCTAACCGTTGGCTAATCCTGATTGCCTATATCATTGGTCTTTCAATGGGTGTTCACTTGTTGAACCTTGTGGTACTACCTGCTATGGCCATGATTTTCTATAACAAGCACTACCCTGAAGGAAACTTGAAAGGGTTGGTTGTTGCTATTGGTATAGGTGGCATACTGATTTTGGTATTTATGTTTGGCGTAATCCAAGGACTTCCTGAAATCACTTTTGGCTTCGATAAGTTCTTTGTCAATACATTGGGAATGCCTTTCAGTACTGGTGGTATTTTCTTCGCAATATTGCTGTTGGGTGGTGTTGCATACGGAATATATTACTCCCAAGTACATGGCAAAGTAACCATGAACAATATTTTCCTTGGTTTGGCTTTCGTCCTGATTGGTTATAGCTCTTATACATTGCTACTGATCCGTTCCAATCAAGAGACACCAATTAACGAAAATGCTCCTGACGACCTACTGAGCTTCGTATCTTACCTGAAACGTGAGCAGTATGGTGACAGACCTCTGCTTTACGGACGTAACTTTACAGCTCAGCCTACTGAAACAAAACAGGTAGGTGACAAATACCGTCAGGCTACAAAAAATGGAAAAGACTACTATGAGGTATATGACCACAAAGTAAAACAAATTTACGACCGTAAAGACGAGATGCTGCTGCCTCGTATGTACAGCAAGCAACCAGGTCATGATAGACTGTATCAAGAAAAAACAGGCTTGCAGCAAGGAGAGAAACCTACTATGGGTGACAACCTTTACTTCATGTTTGACTATCAGCTAGGCCACATGTATGCCCGCTACTTTATGTGGAACTTTGCAGGTAGACAGAGTGACTATAAAGATGCAGGATGGAGCGCTCCTTGGGATGCTTTTGCTGCAGACCTTCCTGGTGTATTGGAAAACAACAAGGCAAGAACCAACTTCTTTATGTTGCCACTGCTACTGGGTCTGTTAGGACTATTTTTCCAGCAGACAAAAGATCAAAAAAGCTTCCTAGTAATGCTGATGATCTTCTTCCTTACAGGTGTAGCCCTTGTACTTTACCTAAACTCACCTCCAGTAGAGCCACGTGAGCGTGACTACATTTATGTAGGGTCCTTCTATGTATTTGCTATTTGGATAGGAATGGGTGTAATGGCCATTTCAGAGCTTCTGCAAAGTAAAGCTAAAGGCGTTACTGCCCCTGCCATAGCTACAGCACTTTGTATGGTAGTTCCTGTACTGATGGGTACAAGCGGATGGGAGAGCCATAACCGCTCTAATAGATTCCACTCTATTGATCAGGCTCGTAACACCTTAGCCAGTTGTGCACCAAATGCTATCCTATTTACAGGTGGTGATAACGATACGTTCCCTCTTTGGTATGTACAAAATGTAGAAGGCTACAGAACGGATGTAAGGGTTGCCGTATTGAGCTACTTTAGTACAGGATGGTACCTAGAGCAAATGCGTCAGCAACAGTATGAATCGGCTCCATTACCACTTGGACTGGATCAGGAAAACTACCGTGAAGGTAAAAACGAATATATTCCTCTTGTACCGGATGACAGAGCTAAAGGCGGTGTTAACCTGAGTGCTTACCTTTCTTTGGTTAACCAGAATAGCCCTGCCGTACAGGTTCCTTTAAGTGATGGAACACGTACAGCTATGCTACTTTCAGATACATTCGTTTTGGATGTAGACAGCTCGGGTGTTATCAATCAAGGCTTTATTCCTAAAGGAAAAGAAGATCAGGTTGTCAGCAAAATGGTTTGGAAACTAGGAAGAGGTAAACGCCATATCTTCAAAAATGAATTGGCGTTACTGGACCTGATTTCCAACAACAAAAACTGGGAACGTCCGATTTACTTCAACAATACATCAGCGAATACCTTAAGCATGGATCTTCGCAGATATATGATGCTGGAGGGCATGACTTACCGTCTGATGCCTATTATAACTGAAAACACTGGTGATGTAGGGGAAGTAAACACTGATGTAATGCTTGAAAACATCAAGCACTTCCAGTTCCGTGAGATGAACAACACTGATGTTTACTATGATGATGAGTACCGTAAGTTTGGAGCCAATACGCGTTACAACTTCTACCGTTTGGCTGAAGACCTATATCTGAAAGACCGTGAGGCTGAAGCTAAGCAAGTAATGGACTCTGTATTGTACCATATTCCTGACAATACGATTCCATACAGCTTCTATGCTCCACGCTATGCAGATCTTTACCACAGACTTGGAGATCATAAAATGGCAGACTCTATTGCCAATACTGTAGCTGAGCGAGCAAAAGAAACAATCGTTTACTACTTAAACCATAACAGCGCTGATGAAAGTGTGCAATCACTAGCTCAACGCAGTATGGTAACACTTCAGCAACTTTCTATGATGTATAAGAGCAATGCTGAAGAAGCGCAACAAAAAGTAAAAATGCTTAAGGAACGTGGTCAGGAAATTCTGGAGCTTCCTGAAACGCAACTGATGCAGGAAATTAAACGCAATGAAGAGTTGATTCACATCTACCACGAAAGAGCCAACAAATACGGTCAGATTTATGCTGAAGTATATGGTGATATGTATGGAAGATAG
- a CDS encoding lipoprotein signal peptidase: MKKYKKYYLVALLVILIDQASKMLVHFNMEMGPLGEVNVLGDWFRLHYLLNPGMAFGMQFDMEFGKLILTLFRIVASGGIAYAIAYLARRKAHWGFLVCLAMILGGALGNVIDSVFYGVLIDGNVIPNSPTPWFHGRVIDMLYFPMVSSTYPSWVPVVGGNHFIFFSPVFNIADSAIFLGVLFILVFQKKFSAHEEEQKAATESLEMNREIAGKSE; encoded by the coding sequence ATGAAGAAATATAAAAAATATTATTTGGTGGCATTGCTGGTGATCCTGATCGACCAAGCTTCAAAAATGTTGGTGCATTTCAATATGGAAATGGGACCACTTGGAGAAGTAAACGTATTGGGAGACTGGTTTCGCCTTCATTACCTATTGAACCCAGGAATGGCATTCGGAATGCAGTTTGACATGGAGTTTGGCAAACTGATCCTTACCTTGTTCCGCATAGTAGCATCAGGTGGTATCGCTTATGCAATTGCCTACTTAGCAAGACGAAAGGCTCATTGGGGTTTTTTGGTTTGTTTGGCAATGATTCTAGGTGGAGCACTTGGTAATGTGATAGACAGTGTGTTTTATGGAGTATTGATTGATGGAAATGTGATTCCTAATTCTCCAACTCCTTGGTTCCATGGTAGAGTGATTGATATGCTTTATTTCCCAATGGTGTCAAGCACTTATCCATCTTGGGTACCTGTAGTGGGAGGAAATCACTTTATATTCTTTAGCCCTGTATTCAATATAGCTGATTCGGCAATTTTCTTGGGAGTGTTGTTTATTCTGGTTTTCCAGAAAAAATTCTCAGCACATGAAGAGGAGCAAAAAGCAGCTACTGAGTCATTGGAAATGAACAGAGAAATAGCAGGAAAGAGTGAGTAA
- the gyrA gene encoding DNA gyrase subunit A: MAEGENIIPINIEDEMRGAYIDYSMSVIISRALPDVRDGLKPVHRRVLYGMSELGLSYNRPYKKSARIVGEVLGKYHPHGDSSVYDTMVRMAQEWSLRYPLVDGQGNFGSVDGDSAAAMRYTEARMKEISSEMLADLKKNTVDFVPNFDDSLKEPSVLPGKIPNLLVNGSAGIAVGMATNMAPHNLTEVINGVVAYIENPEITVAELMEHISAPDFPTGGIIYGYDGVKKAYETGRGRVVMRAKSHFEENKSGREMIVVTEIPYQVNKASMIEKTAELVNDKKIEGISTIRDESDRRGIRIVYELKKDAMPDVVLNTLFKHTQLQTSFSINNVALVKGKPRTLNLYELIKYYVRHRHEVVVRRTEFELEEAEKRLHILEGYLKALDNLDEVIALIRSSKDGDIARLGLMEQFDFSEVQAKAILDMRLQRLTGLEREKLQLEYDEVTKQVTYLKEVLASEEMRMGIIKDELVELRDKYGDERRSEIEMNADDLEIEDLIPDEEMIITISKEGYIKRTALREYRQQGRGGVGSRGAASKSDDYTEHLFLATNHNYLLFFTNAGKVYWLKVFRLPEGSKTSKGRPLQNMIEISPEENVQAVISVKTLTDPDYVNNHYLVMCTEKGIIKKTTLEAYSRPRTSGIAAININEGDKLLNVSMTNGSSDIVVAAKSGLAIRFPEEKVRAMGRTATGVKAITLQGDQDKVVGMECISDPETTLLVVSEKGYGKRTAIEDYRITNRGGKGVKTMQVTEKTGSLMAIETVTDAEDLMIITKSGITIRMAVEGLRVMGRATQGVKLIRLNDGDEISSVEKVNALEKEEEILEEGEVLETPSTETENPSAENTASEEEE, encoded by the coding sequence ATGGCAGAAGGAGAAAATATTATCCCGATCAATATCGAGGACGAGATGAGAGGTGCCTACATTGACTATTCAATGTCGGTAATCATCTCAAGAGCCCTTCCTGATGTAAGGGATGGGCTTAAGCCAGTTCACCGCCGTGTGTTATACGGTATGTCTGAACTGGGACTAAGCTACAACAGACCATATAAGAAATCAGCAAGGATTGTAGGTGAGGTACTTGGTAAGTATCACCCTCATGGTGACTCGTCAGTATATGATACCATGGTACGTATGGCACAAGAGTGGTCACTGCGTTACCCATTGGTAGACGGTCAAGGTAACTTTGGCTCGGTTGACGGTGATTCTGCCGCTGCGATGCGTTATACGGAGGCTCGTATGAAAGAAATCTCCAGTGAAATGCTGGCAGATTTGAAGAAAAATACGGTTGACTTCGTACCAAACTTTGACGACTCCCTGAAGGAGCCTTCGGTATTGCCAGGTAAGATTCCTAACCTGTTGGTAAATGGATCTGCCGGTATTGCGGTAGGTATGGCCACTAATATGGCTCCACACAACCTGACAGAGGTAATCAATGGCGTGGTTGCTTATATCGAGAACCCTGAAATTACGGTGGCAGAACTGATGGAGCACATCTCGGCTCCTGACTTCCCGACAGGAGGTATCATTTACGGATATGATGGCGTAAAGAAAGCCTATGAGACGGGACGTGGCAGGGTTGTGATGCGTGCGAAGTCACACTTTGAAGAGAACAAGTCAGGCAGAGAAATGATCGTGGTAACGGAGATCCCTTATCAGGTGAACAAAGCTTCCATGATTGAGAAGACTGCTGAGTTGGTCAATGATAAGAAAATTGAAGGCATCAGCACGATTCGTGATGAGTCGGACCGTAGAGGTATCCGTATCGTTTACGAACTGAAGAAAGATGCAATGCCTGATGTGGTGCTGAATACCCTGTTCAAGCATACACAACTTCAAACTTCTTTCAGTATCAATAACGTAGCGCTTGTTAAAGGAAAGCCAAGAACGCTGAACCTTTATGAGCTGATCAAATACTATGTAAGACACCGTCACGAAGTGGTGGTTCGTCGTACAGAGTTTGAACTGGAAGAAGCAGAAAAGCGTCTGCACATTCTGGAAGGCTACCTGAAAGCACTTGACAACCTTGATGAGGTGATTGCGCTGATCAGAAGCTCAAAGGATGGAGACATAGCAAGATTGGGCTTGATGGAGCAGTTTGACTTCTCAGAAGTACAGGCTAAAGCGATTCTGGATATGCGTCTGCAACGTCTGACAGGTCTGGAAAGAGAGAAACTTCAGCTTGAGTACGATGAAGTAACCAAGCAAGTAACTTACTTGAAAGAAGTGTTGGCAAGTGAGGAGATGCGTATGGGTATCATCAAGGACGAACTGGTAGAGCTGAGAGATAAATACGGTGATGAAAGACGTTCTGAGATTGAGATGAATGCAGATGATCTGGAAATCGAGGATTTGATTCCTGATGAAGAAATGATCATTACCATCTCTAAAGAAGGTTATATCAAGCGTACAGCACTAAGAGAATATAGACAGCAAGGACGTGGTGGTGTAGGTTCACGTGGTGCAGCATCCAAAAGTGATGACTACACAGAACACCTATTCTTGGCTACAAACCACAACTACCTGTTGTTCTTTACCAATGCAGGTAAAGTATACTGGCTGAAAGTATTCCGCTTGCCAGAAGGTAGCAAGACTTCCAAAGGACGTCCACTTCAGAACATGATCGAAATCTCTCCTGAAGAGAATGTACAGGCGGTCATCAGTGTGAAAACGCTTACTGATCCTGACTACGTAAATAACCATTACCTAGTAATGTGTACGGAGAAGGGTATCATCAAGAAGACTACGCTGGAAGCTTATTCACGTCCAAGAACAAGTGGTATTGCAGCGATCAATATCAATGAAGGAGACAAGCTACTGAATGTAAGCATGACTAATGGCAGCAGCGATATTGTTGTGGCAGCTAAGTCTGGTCTTGCTATCAGGTTCCCTGAAGAGAAAGTTCGTGCAATGGGACGTACTGCTACAGGTGTAAAGGCGATTACTTTGCAAGGCGATCAGGATAAGGTAGTTGGTATGGAATGTATCAGTGATCCTGAAACAACGTTGCTTGTGGTATCTGAAAAAGGTTACGGAAAGCGTACTGCAATTGAGGATTACCGTATCACAAACCGTGGTGGTAAAGGTGTCAAGACGATGCAGGTAACAGAAAAAACAGGTAGCCTGATGGCAATCGAAACGGTTACTGATGCAGAGGACTTGATGATTATTACCAAGTCTGGTATCACGATCCGTATGGCTGTTGAAGGCTTGCGTGTCATGGGTAGAGCGACACAAGGAGTTAAACTGATCCGTCTGAATGATGGAGATGAGATTTCTTCAGTAGAAAAAGTAAATGCTCTTGAAAAAGAAGAGGAGATCCTTGAAGAAGGTGAAGTGTTGGAAACTCCTTCAACAGAAACGGAGAATCCTTCAGCAGAAAATACTGCCTCTGAAGAAGAAGAGTAA
- a CDS encoding TIM-barrel domain-containing protein yields MSNKLYLLLLLCLVSLQLMAQRTYLSHQLNSNSLEITTSDGKITITPYTEDAFQVQFHSKDTTNYPAFAVVTPPQKLQTAFASKGNTLQYGTETEGALNVQITKTPFNIRFYYGNKSLTYEADGYFDTDSLKGFKFSTEKDEHLYGGGERALPLDRSGYRLPLYNKAHYGYEEHSEQMNYGMPLVISSKNYAILFDNPTSGFIDFGKTDKRVLSFEALGGNMTYFIIGGNTPAEVTTHLTKLTGRQPLPPRWAFGNFASRFGYHSQQQVKQVADQFRQEHIPLDAVVLDLFWFGPQVVGYMGNLDWYRDAFPNPDQMIENLNDKGIKTVLITEPFILTTSKNFPQAVSQKVLGTDRSGKAFVYQFFFGETGLVDIFKPRAKRWFWSFYDKQVKKGVEGWWGDLGEPEVHPSELQHINGSADLVHNAYGHEWAKMIYEGYEKNYPDKRLFMLMRSGFVGSQRYGLIPWSGDVNRTFGGLKPQVNISLTMGMSGLGYMHSDLGGFAIGEQTVQEVEELYIRWMQYGVFQPIYRPHSQEGIPSEVIYFKGKTKDIVKRYIEMRYKLHPYIYSLAFENSQTGMPLMRPLFFEEPNNRELLNYDKSYLFGDNILVTPITSKGEKTAKTYLPQGNQWVDFWTDRTYNGGQWVTTSLTMDDIPVFVKGGSFIPMSPLFQSLSNYNSDSLTIHYFADPKVSESNGQMYDDDGKTKDSFKKGQYELMTFSAENKKGNMTFTFNQSGGVYTGQPETRKIELVAHQVLVAPKKVKVNKDHLDAKDYHYNLEKQTLSIPFNWKKGEEVIIKIK; encoded by the coding sequence ATGTCCAATAAGCTTTACTTACTCCTCTTACTGTGCCTTGTTTCTCTACAGCTGATGGCACAGCGTACATACCTCAGTCATCAACTCAACAGTAATTCCCTAGAAATTACAACAAGTGACGGTAAAATCACGATTACCCCATATACTGAAGATGCTTTTCAGGTACAATTCCATAGCAAGGACACCACCAACTATCCTGCATTTGCTGTAGTTACTCCTCCTCAAAAACTTCAAACAGCATTTGCTTCCAAAGGCAACACCCTCCAGTATGGAACGGAAACAGAAGGCGCTTTAAATGTCCAAATCACTAAAACACCCTTTAATATTCGGTTCTATTATGGCAATAAATCTCTCACCTACGAAGCTGACGGTTACTTTGATACAGACTCACTCAAAGGCTTCAAATTCAGCACAGAAAAAGATGAACACCTGTACGGAGGTGGAGAAAGGGCTCTTCCTCTTGACCGGTCTGGATATAGACTTCCATTATACAACAAAGCACATTATGGCTATGAGGAACACAGTGAACAGATGAATTATGGAATGCCTTTAGTCATTTCATCAAAGAATTACGCCATCCTCTTTGACAATCCAACTAGTGGGTTTATTGACTTTGGCAAGACAGACAAACGAGTACTTTCCTTTGAAGCTTTAGGAGGAAACATGACTTACTTTATCATTGGAGGAAATACGCCTGCCGAAGTGACAACCCACCTTACAAAGCTGACAGGCAGGCAACCACTACCTCCAAGATGGGCTTTCGGAAACTTTGCCTCACGGTTTGGATACCATTCTCAACAGCAAGTCAAACAGGTTGCAGACCAATTCCGCCAAGAGCATATACCTCTGGATGCAGTGGTGCTAGACCTTTTCTGGTTCGGCCCTCAGGTGGTCGGTTATATGGGAAACCTTGACTGGTACCGTGACGCATTTCCAAACCCTGACCAGATGATTGAAAACCTGAATGACAAAGGCATCAAAACGGTACTTATCACAGAACCCTTTATTTTGACCACTTCCAAAAACTTCCCTCAGGCTGTAAGTCAAAAAGTACTGGGGACAGACCGCTCAGGTAAAGCCTTTGTCTATCAATTCTTTTTTGGTGAAACAGGGTTGGTAGACATTTTTAAACCAAGAGCCAAAAGGTGGTTTTGGAGCTTCTACGACAAACAGGTCAAAAAAGGTGTTGAAGGATGGTGGGGTGACCTTGGAGAACCTGAAGTCCACCCTAGCGAATTACAACATATCAATGGCAGCGCTGACTTGGTTCATAATGCTTACGGGCATGAATGGGCAAAAATGATATATGAAGGATATGAAAAAAACTATCCTGACAAAAGGCTATTCATGCTAATGCGATCGGGTTTTGTAGGCTCCCAACGTTATGGTCTAATACCTTGGTCTGGGGATGTAAACAGAACCTTTGGAGGTTTAAAACCTCAAGTAAATATTTCCTTGACCATGGGCATGAGCGGACTTGGCTATATGCACTCAGACCTCGGTGGTTTTGCCATTGGTGAGCAAACTGTTCAGGAAGTCGAAGAATTGTATATCAGATGGATGCAGTATGGCGTATTTCAGCCTATTTACAGACCACACAGCCAAGAAGGTATTCCTTCAGAGGTCATTTATTTTAAGGGAAAAACGAAAGACATCGTCAAACGCTATATTGAAATGCGCTACAAGCTTCATCCTTACATTTACTCCCTTGCCTTTGAAAACAGTCAAACAGGCATGCCTTTGATGCGTCCACTCTTTTTTGAAGAACCAAACAATAGAGAATTACTCAACTATGACAAGAGCTACTTGTTTGGTGACAACATACTTGTGACACCCATCACTTCCAAAGGAGAGAAGACAGCCAAAACATACCTACCTCAAGGCAACCAATGGGTAGATTTCTGGACTGATAGGACTTATAACGGAGGTCAGTGGGTAACAACTTCCCTAACAATGGATGACATCCCCGTTTTTGTAAAAGGAGGTAGTTTTATTCCTATGTCTCCACTGTTTCAAAGCCTATCCAACTACAATTCTGACAGCTTGACCATACACTATTTTGCAGATCCAAAAGTCAGTGAAAGCAATGGGCAAATGTATGATGATGATGGTAAAACAAAAGACTCCTTCAAGAAAGGGCAATATGAACTAATGACATTCAGTGCTGAGAATAAAAAAGGGAACATGACATTTACTTTCAACCAGTCTGGAGGAGTATATACAGGGCAACCCGAAACCCGAAAAATCGAGTTGGTTGCCCATCAGGTTCTGGTCGCACCAAAAAAAGTAAAAGTCAACAAGGATCACTTGGACGCCAAAGACTATCATTATAATCTTGAGAAGCAAACCTTAAGTATTCCTTTCAACTGGAAAAAAGGAGAAGAAGTCATTATTAAAATCAAATAA
- the rlmN gene encoding 23S rRNA (adenine(2503)-C(2))-methyltransferase RlmN gives MEVIKKKDIRKVSPEDIKQFLEENGEKGFRAKQVQDWIWKKSARSFEEMTNLSKKTREMLEEHFFFAPISVADMQHSNDGTFKSAFKLHDEHLVEGVLIPTDTRMTACISSQVGCSLTCKFCATGYMDRKRNLDAAEIYDQVVEINKQAQDNYGMNLSNIVYMGMGEPLLNYANVLKSVEYITSDLGLGMSAKRITVSTAGIAKMIRKLADEDVKFNLALSLHAANDEKRNQIMPINEQNSLPALRDALKYFFAKTKSPVTYEYIVFNNFNDSLKDADELYRFCKHLPCKVNIIEYNPIDKADFLNAEKDKIDQFAEYLRKKGVNVHVRRSRGKDIDAACGQLANKNKAKA, from the coding sequence GTGGAAGTAATCAAGAAGAAAGATATTAGGAAAGTGTCTCCGGAGGATATTAAACAGTTTCTGGAGGAAAACGGGGAGAAAGGGTTTAGAGCCAAGCAGGTTCAGGATTGGATCTGGAAGAAATCAGCACGCTCTTTTGAAGAGATGACAAACCTCTCAAAAAAGACAAGAGAGATGTTGGAAGAGCATTTCTTTTTTGCACCTATCTCTGTAGCTGACATGCAGCACAGTAACGATGGTACATTTAAGTCAGCCTTTAAGTTGCATGATGAACATTTGGTAGAAGGTGTACTGATTCCGACTGACACCCGTATGACTGCCTGTATCTCTTCTCAAGTAGGGTGCTCATTGACCTGTAAGTTCTGTGCGACAGGGTATATGGACCGTAAGCGAAACCTTGATGCTGCCGAAATCTATGACCAAGTGGTTGAGATCAATAAGCAAGCACAAGATAACTACGGGATGAACCTTTCCAATATCGTGTATATGGGTATGGGAGAGCCATTGCTGAATTATGCTAACGTATTGAAGTCGGTTGAGTATATCACCTCAGACCTTGGATTGGGAATGTCAGCCAAGCGTATCACGGTATCAACGGCTGGTATTGCCAAGATGATCCGTAAGTTAGCAGACGAGGATGTGAAGTTTAACCTTGCACTTTCGTTGCATGCTGCCAATGATGAGAAGCGTAACCAGATTATGCCAATCAATGAGCAGAACAGCTTGCCAGCCTTGAGAGATGCACTGAAGTACTTCTTTGCCAAGACAAAAAGCCCAGTTACTTACGAATATATCGTATTCAATAATTTTAATGATTCACTTAAAGATGCGGATGAACTTTACAGATTCTGTAAGCATTTGCCTTGTAAAGTGAATATCATTGAATACAATCCAATTGACAAAGCAGATTTCCTGAATGCTGAAAAGGACAAGATTGATCAGTTTGCCGAATACTTGCGCAAGAAAGGAGTAAATGTTCATGTACGCCGTAGTAGAGGTAAAGACATTGACGCAGCATGTGGTCAGCTGGCTAACAAAAATAAAGCTAAGGCCTAG